In one Cellulomonas sp. JZ18 genomic region, the following are encoded:
- a CDS encoding siderophore-interacting protein, which produces MTLPGAPTTTPQASPTAPRRRPAPVLAQVVRTERLTPRLARVVLGGPGMAPFDTPEHADSYVKLGFAPPGPRPLGPDGRIDGEALRAALPPGEEVRLRAYTVRAYDPATHELTLDFVVHGDEGLAGPWAVAAQPGDDVLVFGPGGAWSPDPTAAWHLLVGDASALPAVAVALERLPRDAVGLAVLEVHDAGEEIALDAPAGVEVRWVHTGTGVPGVALVDAVRAWTWPTERVCAFVHGEAGAVKELRAYLRAERRVARGDLSISGYWRLGADDEGWRAAKRDWAAQIEAAEAAAGLD; this is translated from the coding sequence GTGACGCTCCCCGGTGCCCCGACCACCACGCCCCAGGCCTCCCCCACGGCGCCCCGTCGGCGTCCCGCACCCGTGCTGGCGCAGGTGGTGCGCACGGAGCGGCTCACGCCCCGCCTCGCGCGGGTCGTCCTCGGCGGTCCCGGCATGGCACCGTTCGACACCCCGGAGCACGCCGACTCCTACGTGAAGCTCGGCTTCGCCCCGCCCGGACCGCGTCCCCTCGGGCCCGACGGCCGGATCGACGGCGAGGCGCTGAGGGCGGCACTCCCGCCGGGCGAGGAGGTGCGCCTGCGCGCCTACACCGTGCGCGCCTACGACCCCGCGACGCACGAGCTGACCCTGGACTTCGTCGTGCACGGCGACGAGGGCCTCGCCGGTCCCTGGGCGGTGGCCGCGCAGCCGGGCGACGACGTGCTGGTGTTCGGTCCCGGTGGCGCGTGGTCGCCCGACCCCACCGCGGCGTGGCACCTGCTCGTGGGCGACGCGAGCGCGCTCCCGGCGGTCGCCGTGGCGCTCGAGCGGCTGCCGCGCGACGCCGTCGGGCTCGCCGTCTTGGAGGTGCACGACGCGGGCGAGGAGATCGCGCTCGACGCCCCCGCCGGCGTCGAGGTGCGCTGGGTGCACACCGGCACGGGCGTGCCCGGCGTCGCCCTGGTCGACGCCGTGCGCGCGTGGACCTGGCCGACCGAGCGGGTGTGCGCGTTCGTCCACGGCGAGGCCGGTGCCGTGAAGGAGCTGCGCGCCTACCTGCGCGCCGAGCGTCGCGTCGCGCGCGGCGACCTGTCCATCTCCGGCTACTGGCGCCTCGGCGCCGACGACGAGGGCTGGCGCGCCGCGAAGCGCGACTGGGCGGCCCAGATCGAGGCGGCGGAGGCCGCCGCAGGCCTGGACTGA